One Helianthus annuus cultivar XRQ/B chromosome 12, HanXRQr2.0-SUNRISE, whole genome shotgun sequence genomic region harbors:
- the LOC110893424 gene encoding L10-interacting MYB domain-containing protein-like, translating into MAKRIRINWKQEGVEKTFLEACVHEITVNGREGSSLKQASWKTVAENLKTQHNFIVEQRQMKNHYDFLKGKFAAWLKLKNKTGNVYDPVTNSFNLSEEEWQIEMKSNKYVEALRSAPLAFPELCCQLYEGSTSNGFDSWGPSSTLPHPSEEVNEHNLDGMDVECTQVDSPGKGVSEESRIHARIIAWYFYTMS; encoded by the exons ATGGCAAAAAGGATTAGGATTAATTGGAAGCAAGAAGGTGTTGAAAAAACCTTTCTTGAAGCATGTGTTCATGAAATAACCGTTAATGGACGTGAAGGAAGTAGTCTTAAACAAGCGTCATGGAAAACTGTAGCTGAAAATTTGAAAACACAACATAATTTCATAGTGGAACAACGTCAAATGAAGAATCACTATGATTTTCTAAAAGGAAAATTTGCAGCTTGGTTAAAGCTTAAAAACAAAACCGGGAATGTCTATGATCCAGTTACAAACAGTTTTAACTTGTCAGAAGAAGAGTGGCAGATTGAGATGAAG TCTAACAAGTATGTAGAAGCTTTGAGAAGTGCGCCACTTGCTTTCCCCGAGCTTTGTTGTCAATTGTATGAGGGGTCTACTTCAAATGGGTTTGATAGTTGGGGGCCAAGTTCTACGCTTCCTCATCCTTCTGAGGAAGTGAATGAGCACAACTTGGATGGTATGGATGTCGAATGCACTCAAGTGGATTCCCCAGGTAAAGGTGTTAGTGAGGAGTCAAGAATACACGCAAGAATTATTGCATGGTACTTCTACACAATGTCATGA